Proteins co-encoded in one Nothobranchius furzeri strain GRZ-AD chromosome 4, NfurGRZ-RIMD1, whole genome shotgun sequence genomic window:
- the phlda2 gene encoding pleckstrin homology-like domain family A member 2 gives MTQDKKEGSQTQTVTMSAEEVCQVLKEGELEKRSDNLLQFWKRKTCVLTADGLNIYADTQKRTKSKELKLQSIKKVDCVERTCKFVYFTIVTTDNKEIDFRCSEEENGWNASITMALINYQNRKAVQNYKTRPENESASPGQEERRMARAP, from the coding sequence ATGACTCAAGATAAAAAAGAGGGTTCCCAAACCCAAACAGTAACAATGTCTGCAGAGGAAGTCTGTCAGGTTCTTAAGGAGGGAGAGCTGGAGAAGAGGAGTGACAACTTGCTCCAGTTTTGGAAAAGGAAGACGTGCGTCCTGACCGCGGACGGCCTCAACATTTACGCCGACACGCAGAAGCGCACCAAAAGCAAGGAGCTGAAGCTGCAGTCCATCAAGAAGGTGGACTGCGTGGAGCGCACCTGCAAGTTCGTCTACTTCACCATAGTGACCACAGACAACAAGGAGATCGACTTCCGGTGCTCCGAGGAGGAGAACGGCTGGAACGCGTCGATCACCATGGCTCTGATCAATTACCAGAACAGAAAGGCCGTCCAGAACTATAAGACGCGGCCGGAGAACGAGAGCGCGTCTCCCGGACAGGAGGAGAGGCGCATGGCCAGGGCGCCCTGA